A stretch of the Capsicum annuum cultivar UCD-10X-F1 chromosome 10, UCD10Xv1.1, whole genome shotgun sequence genome encodes the following:
- the LOC107845679 gene encoding probable O-methyltransferase 3 codes for MVVPIVGEHETEILHAQTHIWNHIFSFINSMSLKSAIQLNIPDILHKHGKPMTLDELVNAISINKSKTTHLRRLMRILIHSGFFLKSPINPDQGPEGGEGYVLAPPARLLLKDEPLSVTPFLLAMLDPILVKPWHHVSEWFESDEPTPFEVAHGRTFWDYAGHEPRLNHFFNDAMASDAKLVMSVVMKYSKDVFEGLNTIVDVGGGTGTVAKTIAKNFPNLKCTVFDLPHVVEGLEPSDNLTYVGGDFFVSIPPADALLLKWILHDWSDEESVKILKKCKEAIPSKEKGGKVIIIDMMVDNKIGDDESIETQIFFDMLMMVLVTGRERTEKGWSKIFFEAGFSDYKVTPILGLRSLIEVYP; via the exons ATGGTTGTTCCAATTGTAGGTGAGCATGAGACTGAAATTCTTCATGCTCAAACTCACATATGGAACCACATTTTTAGTTTCATAAATTCCATGTCACTCAAATCCGCAATTCAATTAAACATCCCAGACATACTTCACAAACATGGTAAACCTATGACCCTTGATGAATTAGTCAATGCCATATCAATCAACAAGTCCAAAACAACTCACTTACGTCGTCTCATGCGTATTCTAATCCACTCAGGGTTCTTTCTAAAGTCCCCGATCAATCCAGATCAGGGACCAGAAGGTGGCGAGGGTTATGTCCTCGCCCCTCCAGCTCGTCTTTTGCTAAAAGATGAGCCGTTGAGTGTTACACCTTTTTTACTAGCCATGTTGGACCCTATTTTAGTGAAGCCTTGGCATCATGTAAGTGAGTGGTTTGAGAGTGATGAACCAACACCATTTGAAGTAGCACATGGAAGGACATTTTGGGATTATGCTGGACATGAACCTAGacttaatcatttttttaatgaTGCAATGGCTAGTGATGCTAAGTTGGTAATGAGTGTTGTAATGAAATATTCAAAGGATGTTTTTGAAGGATTGAAtactattgttgatgttggtggtggtacTGGGACTGTGGCTAAAACAATTGCTAAAAATTTCCCTAATTTGAAATGCACTGTGTTTGATTTGCCACATGTTGTTGAAGGACTTGAACCAAGTGACAACTTGACTTATGTTGGTGGTGATTTCTTTGTGTCCATTCCTCCTGCTGATGCTCTTCTACTCAAG TGGATATTACATGATTGGAGCGACGAAGAAAGtgtgaaaatattaaagaaatGTAAAGAAGCAATACCAAGTAAAGAAAAAGGTGGAAAAGTGATAATTATTGATATGATGGTTGATAATAAAATTGGAGATGATGAATCAATTGAAACTCAAATATTCTTTGATATGTTAATGATGGTTTTAGTTACTGGAAGAGAAAGAACTGAAAAAGGATGGTCAAAAATATTCTTTGAAGCTGGATTTAGTGACTATAAAGTTACTCCAATTCTTGGATTAAGGTCATTAATTGAGGTTTATCCTTAA